A DNA window from Massilia putida contains the following coding sequences:
- a CDS encoding VOC family protein, protein MDAGYKPDGYNAVSPYLLVKDVRVVLDFLSHAFGAVELRRQVDAEGAIRHAEVRIGDSVLMVGFRPGAELIASVHVYVEDVDKVYARALDQGATSLSEPRDQPYGDRTAGVQDVQGNYWWIGTRLSEVATCEKLLTEP, encoded by the coding sequence ATGGACGCAGGATACAAACCGGATGGCTATAACGCGGTGTCGCCCTATCTGCTGGTCAAGGACGTGCGTGTCGTGCTTGATTTTCTGTCGCACGCGTTCGGCGCGGTCGAACTGCGGCGCCAGGTCGACGCCGAGGGCGCGATCCGGCACGCGGAGGTGCGGATCGGCGATTCGGTGCTGATGGTGGGATTCCGGCCGGGCGCGGAGCTGATCGCATCGGTTCACGTCTACGTCGAGGATGTCGACAAGGTCTATGCGCGGGCGCTGGATCAGGGGGCGACCAGCCTGTCCGAGCCGCGCGATCAGCCTTATGGGGACCGGACGGCGGGGGTACAGGATGTGCAGGGGAATTATTGGTGGATTGGGACGCGGTTGAGCGAGGTGGCCACATGTGAAAAATTACTTACTGAGCCATAA
- the moaC gene encoding cyclic pyranopterin monophosphate synthase MoaC — protein MTTSPLTHFDATGQAHMVDVGAKDATHRIAVAAGTIRMQPATLALVTSGSAKKGDVLGVARIAAIMAAKRTSDLIPLCHPLAITRVAVDFEIDEANHSVHCRAQVETYGKTGVEMEALTSVQVGLLTIYDMCKAADRGMVMTNIRVLEKHGGKSGDWTAQV, from the coding sequence ATGACAACATCTCCCCTGACCCACTTCGACGCCACCGGCCAGGCCCACATGGTCGACGTCGGCGCCAAGGACGCCACCCACCGCATCGCCGTCGCCGCCGGCACCATCCGCATGCAGCCGGCCACGTTGGCACTCGTGACGTCGGGCTCGGCCAAGAAGGGCGACGTGCTGGGCGTGGCGCGCATCGCGGCCATCATGGCAGCCAAGCGGACGAGCGATCTGATTCCCTTATGTCATCCGCTGGCCATCACCCGGGTTGCGGTCGATTTCGAGATCGATGAGGCGAATCACAGTGTGCATTGCCGGGCTCAGGTCGAGACGTATGGCAAGACCGGCGTCGAGATGGAGGCGCTCACTTCTGTCCAGGTGGGCTTGCTGACCATTTATGACATGTGCAAGGCGGCGGATCGGGGGATGGTCATGACGAATATCCGCGTGCTGGAAAAGCACGGCGGCAAGTCCGGCGACTGGACAGCCCAGGTATAA
- a CDS encoding YheT family hydrolase, translating into MNQAGAADFRAPWWLPGGDLQTIYPAVCIRKPAVAYRRERWDTPCGQDFIDVDLVDGATAGVPFVLLFHGLEGSSDSHYARSLMALVAARGWHGAIPHFRGCSGEANLAPRFYHSGDAEELDWIIRRLRPRYPGPFYVAGVSLGGNALLRWLGEQRHGAGIVDAAVSISAPLDLAAGGAALSSGFNRLYTRMFLQTLKPKALAKLERFPGLFDRDRLLAANDLYSFDNVVTAPLHGYRDTDDYWHRASARHVLHDIVVPTLVLNARNDPFLPGRHLPRTAAPAVTLEYPATGGHVGFSTGPFPGRLDWLPQRILKFFDDTAMRAPAPVRLCQA; encoded by the coding sequence GCTGCCGGGCGGTGATCTGCAGACGATTTATCCGGCCGTCTGCATCCGCAAACCGGCCGTCGCCTACCGGCGCGAGCGCTGGGACACGCCCTGCGGCCAGGATTTCATCGACGTCGACCTCGTCGACGGCGCCACGGCCGGCGTCCCCTTCGTGCTGCTGTTCCACGGCCTGGAAGGCTCGTCGGACAGCCACTACGCGCGCTCCCTGATGGCGCTTGTTGCGGCGCGCGGCTGGCATGGCGCCATCCCGCACTTCCGCGGCTGCTCGGGCGAGGCGAACCTGGCGCCGCGCTTCTACCACTCGGGCGACGCCGAAGAACTCGACTGGATCATCCGCCGGCTGCGTCCCCGTTATCCCGGTCCGTTCTACGTGGCCGGCGTGTCGCTCGGCGGGAACGCCCTGCTGCGCTGGCTCGGCGAACAGCGCCATGGCGCGGGCATCGTCGACGCGGCCGTGTCCATCTCCGCCCCGCTCGACCTGGCGGCCGGCGGCGCCGCGCTGTCGTCCGGCTTCAACCGCCTGTACACGCGCATGTTCCTGCAGACCTTGAAACCGAAGGCGCTGGCCAAGCTGGAGCGCTTCCCCGGCCTGTTCGACCGCGACCGGCTGCTCGCCGCAAACGATTTATACAGTTTCGACAACGTCGTCACCGCTCCGCTGCACGGCTACCGCGACACGGACGACTACTGGCACCGCGCCAGCGCGCGCCACGTCCTGCACGACATCGTCGTCCCGACGCTCGTGCTGAACGCGCGCAACGACCCGTTCCTGCCCGGCCGCCACCTGCCGCGGACGGCCGCGCCCGCGGTGACGCTGGAATATCCGGCGACGGGCGGCCATGTCGGCTTTTCCACGGGCCCCTTCCCTGGCCGCTTGGACTGGCTGCCGCAACGCATCCTGAAATTTTTCGACGACACGGCCATGCGCGCGCCGGCGCCTGTGCGGCTGTGCCAAGCTTGA
- a CDS encoding DUF4214 domain-containing protein, which translates to MATLSIRLSQAVVDQQHALEQQNAAFDESLGGLVDVAGSPGDLPDPGQPVGWTLDGTTLVVRYTSGATETYTNVVRDNPAASSGHASATGYTFEQNGVAAMSGAGKFNFDYTLTGDNLSATASAQGHLLTYLHVATELPVGSPRYDPVFGNVAISLQGSLTLTPAGDMSGTFTNVTVDADKFLATSSADGNFHIDTTRSNAIDGILTAYREQYRDGSLLQLTGVSAGANANQGLGDAILRDLRYFGGDDDITVDLPGRLYDAVMLQAGAGDDRISLKGGGGQLGVMAGDGNDQITLLGGAHTVDGGAGIDTVRLSMTHLDATIQRIGTTGSTYTVTDKAGTVQQLTGVERLAFSDTTVALDIDGNGGQVYRIYQAAFNRAPDAGGLGYWIRAMDHGQSLASVAQGFLDSPEYHKAYDGVGSNRELVTRYYENILHRAPDPGGLDFWAGVLDSKVAGTASVLASISDSAENKAGLIGVIGNGFEYMPYGQG; encoded by the coding sequence ATGGCCACGCTTAGCATCAGGTTGTCGCAAGCCGTCGTCGACCAGCAGCACGCGCTGGAACAACAGAACGCCGCATTCGACGAGTCGCTGGGCGGGCTGGTGGATGTCGCTGGTTCTCCCGGCGATCTTCCCGATCCTGGACAGCCCGTCGGCTGGACGCTGGACGGCACGACGCTGGTCGTCCGCTACACGAGCGGCGCGACGGAAACCTACACGAACGTCGTGCGCGACAATCCGGCCGCCAGCAGCGGTCATGCCAGCGCCACCGGTTACACGTTCGAACAGAACGGCGTCGCCGCCATGTCCGGTGCAGGCAAGTTCAATTTCGATTACACCCTGACGGGCGACAACCTGAGCGCGACCGCGTCGGCGCAAGGCCATTTGTTGACGTACCTGCACGTCGCGACCGAACTGCCCGTCGGCAGCCCGCGCTACGACCCCGTGTTTGGCAACGTCGCCATCTCGCTCCAAGGCAGCCTGACCTTGACGCCGGCAGGCGACATGAGCGGGACCTTCACCAACGTCACGGTCGACGCCGACAAATTCCTTGCCACGAGCAGCGCCGACGGCAATTTTCATATCGATACGACCCGTTCGAATGCGATCGACGGCATCCTCACCGCGTACCGGGAGCAGTATCGCGACGGCAGCCTGCTGCAACTGACCGGCGTATCGGCGGGCGCGAACGCGAATCAGGGGCTGGGTGATGCGATATTGCGCGACCTCCGCTATTTTGGCGGCGACGACGACATCACGGTCGACCTGCCGGGCCGCCTGTACGATGCCGTGATGCTGCAGGCGGGCGCCGGCGACGACCGCATCAGCCTCAAGGGCGGCGGCGGGCAACTGGGCGTGATGGCCGGCGACGGCAACGACCAGATCACGCTGCTCGGCGGCGCCCATACCGTCGACGGCGGCGCCGGCATCGACACGGTCCGGTTGTCGATGACGCATCTTGATGCGACCATCCAGCGGATCGGCACGACCGGCAGCACGTACACCGTCACGGACAAGGCGGGCACGGTCCAGCAGCTGACGGGCGTCGAACGCCTCGCCTTCAGCGACACCACCGTCGCGCTGGACATCGACGGCAACGGCGGGCAGGTCTACCGCATCTACCAGGCCGCATTCAATCGCGCGCCGGACGCGGGCGGACTGGGCTATTGGATCCGTGCGATGGATCACGGCCAGAGCCTGGCAAGCGTGGCCCAAGGTTTCCTCGATTCGCCCGAATACCACAAAGCGTACGACGGGGTGGGGTCGAACCGCGAACTGGTCACCCGATACTACGAAAACATCCTGCACCGCGCGCCCGACCCGGGCGGCCTGGATTTCTGGGCCGGCGTGCTCGACAGCAAAGTCGCCGGCACCGCCTCCGTCCTGGCATCCATCAGTGACAGCGCGGAAAACAAGGCCGGCCTCATCGGCGTGATCGGCAACGGGTTCGAGTACATGCCTTACGGGCAGGGGTGA
- a CDS encoding DUF2946 family protein, with protein sequence MDDIVKQAMAKWPNVPYCYGWLALDARGTWRMRDEAAQRAGTPGDKLTNAALVGFIARNYLADERGCWYFQNGPQRVYINLETTPFIARTDPAQGLVLHTGQPLGAPDEAFLTDAGGIVLRAGQTIAQVDDRDAGQLLQAFALDGRPATDEDVMAWLEGGAGELSLRWQERRIGVGRIAADDVPGRFGFVRRPDLAQPSKPAH encoded by the coding sequence ATGGACGACATCGTAAAACAAGCAATGGCCAAATGGCCGAACGTGCCGTACTGCTACGGCTGGCTGGCACTGGACGCGCGCGGCACTTGGCGCATGCGCGACGAAGCGGCCCAGCGCGCGGGCACACCGGGCGACAAGCTGACGAATGCCGCGCTGGTCGGCTTCATCGCCCGCAATTATTTAGCGGACGAGCGCGGCTGCTGGTATTTCCAGAACGGTCCGCAGCGCGTCTACATCAACCTCGAGACGACGCCCTTCATCGCGCGCACCGATCCCGCGCAGGGGCTGGTGCTGCACACGGGTCAACCGCTGGGCGCGCCGGACGAGGCGTTCCTGACGGACGCCGGCGGCATCGTGCTGCGTGCCGGCCAGACGATCGCGCAAGTGGACGACCGCGACGCGGGGCAATTGCTGCAGGCGTTCGCACTGGACGGCCGTCCCGCCACGGATGAAGACGTGATGGCGTGGCTGGAAGGCGGCGCGGGCGAGCTGAGCTTACGCTGGCAGGAGCGGCGCATCGGCGTCGGACGGATCGCGGCGGATGACGTGCCCGGCCGCTTCGGGTTCGTGCGGCGGCCGGATCTGGCGCAGCCATCAAAACCAGCTCATTGA
- the pqqC gene encoding pyrroloquinoline-quinone synthase PqqC, whose amino-acid sequence MTTAAPWSRDEFEAQLRARGAGYHIHHPFNVNMNDGLLRPDQIRGWVANRFYYQVNIPQKDGAIIANCPDRATRRRWVRRILDHDGWGDNDGGIEAWVRLGEAVGLTREALWSQRHVVPGVRFAVDAYVNFARQAPWQEAVCSSLTEMFAPRIHKDRLANWPTHYAWIDPDGLQYFRSRISLAERDVEHGLEVTLGHFTTRAQQERALEILQFKLDILWAMLDAIDKAYP is encoded by the coding sequence ATGACCACCGCCGCACCGTGGAGCCGCGACGAATTCGAGGCGCAATTGCGCGCACGCGGTGCCGGCTACCACATCCACCATCCGTTCAATGTCAACATGAACGACGGCCTGCTGCGTCCGGACCAGATCCGCGGCTGGGTCGCCAACCGGTTTTATTACCAGGTCAATATCCCGCAAAAGGACGGCGCCATCATTGCCAATTGCCCGGACCGCGCCACGCGGCGCCGCTGGGTGCGCCGCATCCTCGACCATGACGGCTGGGGAGATAACGACGGTGGCATCGAAGCATGGGTGCGGCTCGGCGAGGCCGTCGGGCTCACGCGCGAGGCGCTGTGGTCGCAACGGCACGTCGTGCCGGGCGTGCGCTTCGCCGTCGACGCGTACGTCAACTTCGCGCGTCAGGCGCCGTGGCAGGAAGCCGTCTGCTCGTCGCTGACGGAGATGTTCGCCCCCAGGATCCACAAGGACCGGCTGGCCAACTGGCCGACGCATTACGCGTGGATCGATCCCGACGGCTTGCAGTATTTCCGCAGCCGCATTTCGCTGGCCGAACGCGACGTCGAGCACGGCCTGGAAGTGACGCTCGGCCACTTCACCACCCGCGCCCAGCAGGAGCGCGCGCTCGAGATCCTGCAGTTCAAGCTCGACATCCTGTGGGCCATGCTCGACGCCATCGACAAAGCGTATCCGTAA
- a CDS encoding S1 family peptidase, with protein sequence MSNYNRWDRQVFRECGPAVAFVEVESPDGIPGIGTAFHVGDGIYVTARHVVDGQKILGVNHVVEVPPQQNVSGRLDEVGDDSRRRQLPFTGPFFHPNPNIDIACFTLTWYPPTEIELGFHCKELPYGNYDFLLDECLIMGFPPVPFSREPILVATLGEVNACVKRYDHVFDHYIVSSMARGGFSGGPAIVRFNESLPVGAGTMALGLVTESLGKNNEPVELGFMTILTAEPIHECIEHNRNKLFNKQAGL encoded by the coding sequence ATGTCGAATTACAATAGATGGGATCGGCAGGTGTTCAGAGAATGTGGGCCGGCGGTTGCTTTCGTGGAAGTGGAAAGTCCTGATGGTATTCCAGGCATTGGCACGGCTTTTCACGTAGGGGACGGGATCTACGTCACCGCGCGTCATGTCGTCGATGGCCAAAAGATCCTCGGCGTAAACCATGTTGTCGAGGTGCCCCCACAACAAAATGTGAGCGGCCGGTTAGATGAAGTTGGCGACGACTCGCGGCGCAGGCAATTACCATTCACGGGACCGTTTTTCCATCCGAATCCGAACATCGACATCGCTTGCTTTACGCTGACTTGGTATCCGCCCACCGAGATCGAATTGGGGTTTCACTGCAAGGAATTGCCTTATGGGAATTACGATTTCCTGCTCGACGAGTGTCTCATCATGGGATTCCCGCCCGTGCCGTTCTCGCGCGAACCGATCCTCGTCGCCACGTTAGGTGAGGTCAATGCATGCGTAAAACGTTATGACCACGTGTTCGACCATTACATCGTGTCCTCGATGGCCCGCGGCGGTTTCAGTGGCGGTCCAGCAATTGTGCGTTTTAACGAAAGCCTTCCGGTTGGCGCCGGAACGATGGCGTTGGGTCTTGTTACCGAGAGTCTCGGCAAAAACAACGAGCCTGTAGAGCTCGGGTTTATGACGATCCTGACGGCGGAACCGATTCACGAGTGCATCGAACACAACAGGAACAAGCTATTTAATAAACAGGCCGGCTTATAG
- the pqqB gene encoding pyrroloquinoline quinone biosynthesis protein PqqB encodes MNIIVLGSAAGGGFPQWNCNCRNCAGLRNGTVRATARTQSSIAVSSNGTDWVLINASPDILAQIRATPALQPARDKRDSGIAAVMLMDAQVDHVTGLLMLREGSTLALYCTAPVWRELNGALPLVPVLSHYCGVHWHELPVDSSLHVPGIAGIRFTPLALSSKAPPYSDHRAHPQIGDNIGLLIEDLATGKSAFYAPGLGAIDPHVEAALRRADCVLVDGTFWRADEMIELGFSSKTAADMGHLPQSGEAGMIAVLDGIGARRKVLIHINNTNPILDEDSEQRAVLARHGIEVAFDGMEITL; translated from the coding sequence ATGAATATCATCGTATTAGGCTCGGCGGCCGGAGGCGGCTTCCCGCAGTGGAATTGCAACTGCCGCAATTGCGCGGGGCTGCGCAACGGCACCGTCCGCGCCACGGCGCGCACGCAATCGTCGATCGCGGTGTCGTCCAACGGGACCGACTGGGTGCTGATCAATGCGTCGCCGGACATCCTCGCGCAGATCCGCGCCACCCCCGCGCTGCAGCCCGCGCGGGACAAACGCGATTCCGGCATCGCCGCCGTCATGCTGATGGATGCGCAGGTCGACCACGTCACCGGCCTCTTGATGCTGCGCGAAGGGAGCACGCTGGCCCTGTACTGCACGGCGCCCGTCTGGCGGGAACTCAATGGCGCGCTGCCGCTCGTGCCTGTCCTATCGCACTACTGCGGCGTTCATTGGCATGAACTGCCGGTGGATAGCAGCCTGCACGTGCCGGGCATCGCCGGCATCCGCTTCACGCCGTTGGCGCTGTCCAGCAAGGCGCCGCCGTATTCCGACCATCGCGCGCATCCGCAAATCGGCGACAACATCGGCCTGCTGATCGAGGATCTCGCTACCGGCAAGTCGGCGTTTTATGCGCCCGGTCTCGGCGCCATCGATCCGCACGTGGAGGCCGCGCTGCGCCGCGCGGACTGCGTGCTCGTCGACGGCACGTTCTGGCGCGCGGACGAGATGATCGAACTCGGCTTTTCCAGCAAGACGGCCGCCGATATGGGCCACCTGCCGCAATCGGGCGAGGCCGGCATGATCGCGGTCCTCGACGGCATTGGCGCGCGGCGCAAGGTGCTCATCCACATCAACAACACGAATCCGATCCTGGACGAGGACTCGGAGCAGCGTGCCGTCCTCGCGCGTCACGGCATCGAAGTCGCGTTCGACGGCATGGAGATCACGCTATGA
- the pqqE gene encoding pyrroloquinoline quinone biosynthesis protein PqqE, with protein MNAPTPHPHIAPPLWLLAELTYRCPLHCPFCYNPVDYANDRTELSTEQWIDVMRQARRLGAAQLGFSGGEPLLRDDLEDLVGAGRRLGFYTNLITSGIGLTEARLARMKELGLDHIQLSFQDSTRAMNDFLSSTKTFDLKARVARLIKQYDYPMVLNVVLHRFNLDHVDKIIDMALEMGVEYLELANTQYYGWALVNRARLMPTRAQVAHAEAVVNAYRARIGNRMRILFVVPDYFEARPKACMNGWGSVFLGIAPDGTALPCHAARSLPGIAFPNVREASVQDIWYASEAFNRYRGDAWMKDPCRTCDDKARDFGGCRCQAHALTGDATNADPVCAKSARHEELQTIVMHAQREQEAAVWRPAQKIVFRSDANSRAHPCP; from the coding sequence ATGAACGCCCCGACACCGCATCCGCACATCGCCCCGCCGCTGTGGCTGCTGGCCGAGCTGACCTATCGCTGCCCGCTGCACTGCCCGTTCTGCTACAACCCCGTCGACTACGCCAATGACCGCACCGAACTGTCGACCGAGCAATGGATCGACGTGATGCGCCAGGCACGCCGGCTCGGCGCGGCCCAGCTCGGGTTCTCGGGCGGCGAGCCGCTGCTGCGGGACGATCTCGAAGACCTGGTCGGCGCAGGCCGCCGGCTCGGGTTTTATACGAACCTCATCACGTCCGGCATCGGCCTGACCGAAGCGCGCCTGGCCCGCATGAAGGAACTGGGGCTGGACCACATCCAGCTGTCGTTCCAGGACTCGACGCGCGCAATGAACGATTTCTTGTCGAGCACGAAGACGTTCGACCTGAAGGCGCGCGTCGCCAGGCTGATCAAGCAGTACGACTACCCGATGGTGCTGAACGTCGTCCTGCACCGTTTTAATCTCGACCACGTGGACAAGATCATCGACATGGCGCTCGAGATGGGTGTCGAGTACCTGGAACTGGCGAACACGCAGTATTACGGCTGGGCGCTCGTCAACCGGGCCCGGCTGATGCCGACGCGTGCACAGGTCGCGCATGCGGAAGCGGTGGTGAACGCGTACCGTGCGCGGATCGGCAACCGGATGCGCATCCTGTTCGTCGTGCCCGACTATTTCGAAGCGCGCCCCAAGGCGTGCATGAACGGCTGGGGCTCGGTGTTTCTCGGCATCGCGCCGGACGGCACGGCGCTACCCTGCCACGCGGCCCGCTCGCTGCCGGGCATCGCCTTTCCCAACGTGCGCGAGGCCAGCGTGCAAGACATCTGGTATGCCAGCGAGGCCTTCAACCGCTATCGCGGCGATGCCTGGATGAAGGATCCGTGCCGCACGTGCGACGACAAGGCGAGGGACTTCGGCGGCTGCCGCTGCCAGGCCCATGCGCTGACGGGGGACGCCACGAACGCGGACCCCGTGTGCGCGAAGTCGGCGCGGCATGAGGAGTTGCAGACCATCGTCATGCACGCGCAGCGGGAGCAGGAAGCAGCGGTGTGGCGACCGGCGCAGAAAATCGTGTTCCGGTCGGACGCCAATTCGCGCGCTCACCCCTGCCCGTAA
- the pqqA gene encoding pyrroloquinoline quinone precursor peptide PqqA produces the protein MNWTKPEFIDWRFGFEITLYIANR, from the coding sequence ATGAACTGGACCAAACCGGAATTCATCGACTGGCGTTTTGGCTTTGAAATCACGCTGTACATCGCCAACCGCTGA
- a CDS encoding M48 family metalloprotease, which yields MLQLSPRWPWRRLAAAVGLAVATAGSLAAPTVPVLRGSADSTGLPTLGDTARADLSPVMERKLGEEIMNDIRRDPDYLDDDAIIEFLNNFGENLVSFAPGARGETNADFFFFAVRDPMINAFALPGGFIGVHSQLLLSAQSESELASVLSHEIGHVQQRHIARMIGQQKQDALLPLAALLLAALVGKAGGGADAAMGVMMGGQGLAIQRQLNFSRDAEREADRVGFQTMRAAGYDTSGMVNFFKRLQSTTRVYGEAPAWLSSHPLTGERIADIQARIRENPKPIHIRPDSIEFHLVRARARVLQDESQKGRDEAKSTFESQLAQSNTQQQTAAMYGMSYLALKQGDLKSAQSWLDKAKASTKPRPGVFSSERSGTDGSAMFAGLGTEIKLAPGQPPEIVHQAVQEAEAAYQKFPLSRMLARQYADALIADGRLDKAAQFLRDQVQQYREEPKLYDQLAKTYAAQGKIALQHMALAESYVLTGALPAAVDQLNLARKAKDVSFYDQAVIDARERELNERQKDEKKEKKDKDR from the coding sequence ATGTTGCAGCTTTCACCAAGGTGGCCGTGGCGCCGCCTCGCCGCGGCCGTCGGTCTCGCCGTGGCCACTGCCGGCTCCCTCGCGGCTCCCACCGTGCCCGTGCTGCGCGGCAGTGCCGATTCGACCGGCTTGCCGACGCTCGGCGACACGGCGCGTGCCGACTTGTCGCCCGTGATGGAGCGCAAGCTGGGCGAAGAGATCATGAACGATATCCGCCGCGATCCCGATTACCTGGACGACGACGCGATCATCGAGTTCCTGAACAATTTCGGCGAAAACCTCGTGTCGTTCGCGCCCGGCGCGCGTGGCGAGACGAATGCCGATTTCTTCTTTTTCGCCGTGCGCGATCCGATGATCAACGCATTCGCGCTGCCCGGCGGGTTCATCGGCGTGCACTCGCAGTTGCTGCTCTCCGCGCAAAGCGAATCGGAACTGGCGTCCGTGCTGTCGCACGAGATCGGCCACGTGCAGCAGCGTCACATCGCGCGCATGATCGGGCAGCAGAAGCAGGATGCGCTGTTGCCGCTGGCCGCGCTGCTGCTGGCGGCGCTCGTCGGCAAGGCCGGCGGCGGGGCCGATGCGGCGATGGGCGTCATGATGGGCGGGCAGGGCCTGGCCATCCAGCGCCAGCTGAATTTCAGCCGCGACGCCGAGCGCGAGGCGGACCGCGTCGGTTTCCAGACGATGCGCGCGGCCGGCTACGACACGTCGGGCATGGTCAATTTCTTCAAGCGCCTGCAGAGCACGACGCGCGTGTACGGCGAGGCGCCGGCCTGGCTCAGCAGCCACCCGCTGACGGGCGAGCGCATCGCCGACATCCAGGCGCGCATCCGCGAGAATCCGAAGCCGATCCACATCCGGCCGGACAGCATCGAATTCCACCTCGTGCGCGCCCGTGCGCGCGTGCTGCAGGACGAAAGCCAGAAAGGCCGCGACGAAGCGAAATCGACGTTCGAGAGCCAGCTGGCCCAGTCGAACACGCAGCAGCAGACGGCCGCCATGTACGGCATGTCATACCTGGCGTTGAAGCAGGGCGACCTCAAGTCGGCGCAGAGCTGGCTCGACAAGGCGAAGGCGTCGACGAAGCCGCGGCCCGGCGTGTTCTCGAGCGAGCGCAGCGGTACGGACGGCAGCGCCATGTTTGCCGGCCTCGGCACCGAGATCAAACTGGCGCCGGGGCAGCCGCCGGAGATCGTCCACCAGGCCGTGCAGGAAGCGGAAGCCGCGTACCAGAAATTCCCGCTGTCGCGCATGCTGGCACGCCAGTATGCCGATGCGTTGATCGCGGACGGCCGGCTGGACAAGGCCGCCCAGTTCCTGCGCGACCAGGTGCAGCAATACCGGGAAGAACCCAAGCTCTACGATCAATTGGCCAAGACCTATGCGGCCCAGGGCAAGATCGCCTTGCAGCATATGGCGCTGGCGGAGTCGTATGTGCTGACGGGTGCGCTGCCGGCGGCCGTCGACCAGCTCAATCTCGCGCGCAAGGCGAAGGATGTGTCGTTCTACGACCAGGCCGTGATCGACGCGCGCGAACGCGAGTTGAACGAGCGCCAGAAGGACGAGAAGAAAGAGAAGAAGGACAAGGACCGGTGA
- the pqqD gene encoding pyrroloquinoline quinone biosynthesis peptide chaperone PqqD has product MHTVPDQPALSRLFRMQWEEAQGLYVLLYPEGMVKLSRSAAEILKRCDGRRTVPAIVGELEQVFQCAGLRGDVDDFLRVAGERGWIV; this is encoded by the coding sequence ATGCACACCGTTCCCGATCAACCCGCCTTGTCTCGCCTGTTCCGCATGCAATGGGAAGAGGCGCAAGGCCTGTATGTGCTCCTGTATCCGGAAGGTATGGTAAAGCTGAGCCGGAGCGCGGCCGAAATCCTGAAACGCTGCGATGGCCGGCGCACGGTGCCCGCCATCGTCGGCGAGCTCGAACAGGTGTTTCAGTGCGCCGGCCTGCGTGGCGACGTCGACGATTTCCTGCGCGTCGCCGGCGAGCGCGGCTGGATTGTCTGA